The following proteins are encoded in a genomic region of Oceanisphaera profunda:
- the hemB gene encoding porphobilinogen synthase, with product MTQQIFGNFQSRRLRRTRNQDFSRRLVRENTLTVDDLIYPVFVLPGVGRREAVESMPGIDRLSIDLLLIEAGELVKLGVPLIALFPVVDASQKTLMAEEAYNPQGLAQEAVRALKAAYPTLGVMTDVALDPFTVHGQDGILDDNAYVLNDITTEVLVKQALSQAEAGADIVAPSDMMDGRIGAIRQALEAAGFINTQIMAYSAKYASNYYGPFRDAVGSAANLKGANKSTYQMDPANSDEALQEVAFDIEEGADSVMVKPGMPYLDVVRRVKDQFGVPTFAYQVSGEYAMHMAAIQNGWLKERETVLESLMCFKRAGADGILTYFAKRVATWLKEEQLAKYADKKPADKE from the coding sequence ATGACTCAACAGATATTTGGTAATTTTCAATCCCGTCGTTTACGTCGCACCCGTAATCAAGACTTTAGCCGTCGCTTGGTGCGCGAAAACACCCTGACCGTGGATGACCTGATTTATCCGGTATTTGTATTGCCGGGCGTAGGCCGTCGCGAAGCGGTGGAGTCAATGCCAGGCATTGATCGCTTATCGATTGATTTACTGCTCATTGAAGCCGGTGAATTGGTGAAGTTAGGCGTACCTTTGATTGCCTTATTCCCGGTAGTGGATGCCAGCCAGAAAACCTTAATGGCAGAAGAAGCTTACAATCCTCAAGGCTTGGCTCAAGAAGCCGTGCGTGCCCTCAAAGCCGCCTATCCCACGCTTGGTGTAATGACAGACGTGGCCTTAGATCCGTTTACGGTACATGGCCAAGACGGCATCTTGGATGACAACGCGTATGTGCTGAACGATATCACCACCGAGGTATTGGTGAAGCAGGCGTTAAGCCAAGCGGAGGCCGGTGCTGATATTGTGGCCCCCTCTGACATGATGGATGGCCGTATCGGTGCTATTCGACAAGCGTTAGAAGCCGCGGGTTTTATTAACACCCAGATCATGGCTTATTCTGCTAAATATGCCTCTAACTATTACGGCCCATTTAGGGACGCGGTCGGCTCGGCGGCGAATTTGAAAGGTGCGAATAAGTCGACCTATCAAATGGATCCGGCCAACAGTGACGAAGCATTACAAGAAGTGGCCTTCGATATCGAAGAAGGTGCGGATAGCGTAATGGTCAAACCCGGCATGCCGTATTTAGATGTGGTACGCCGCGTAAAAGACCAGTTTGGTGTGCCGACTTTTGCTTATCAGGTGAGTGGCGAATACGCCATGCACATGGCGGCTATTCAAAACGGCTGGTTGAAAGAGCGTGAAACCGTACTGGAATCGTTGATGTGCTTTAAGCGTGCCGGTGCCGACGGTATTCTCACTTACTTCGCTAAGCGCGTCGCCACCTGGCTTAAAGAAGAGCAGCTGGCTAAATACGCAGATAAAAAGCCTGCTGATAAAGAATAA
- the gppA gene encoding guanosine-5'-triphosphate,3'-diphosphate diphosphatase encodes MLVVHEVAGASRTLAKIKRKVRLAAGLQEDGNLDDAAMQRGWDCLQLFAEQLQDIPANHIRIVGTATLRIARNINVFLEQAQVILGHPIRVISGEEEAALIYEGVAWTSSGTGRRLAIDIGGASTELVIGEATSALLLNSLDMGCVTWLRRYFADGLLSQSNFERAIAAARQVLTPVAGAYLKLGWQGCIGASGTIQAIQEIMISQGADERITLAKLQALKQDAIACQRLDTLNLPGLQADRVSVFPSGLAILIALFDMLAIDDMVLAGGALREGLMYGMLGQRQDCDARERSADSLISRYQLDRTQAERVRNTALNALSQLINQQKAVQKKAELRTVDQTLELELELDSAMLGWAALLYELGLCIEYKRAPEHAAYIISHIDLPGFTAAQKQLLAALLLNQRDDFQLAALELQSAIDTEQAILLARLLRISIILCLRRTRGTVPEFQISAQGSQLTLTLPANWSQTHHLRASELQQEAQRQTELGWPLVIEEMAKSEGAKLNLRD; translated from the coding sequence ATGCTGGTGGTGCATGAGGTGGCAGGAGCCAGCCGTACCTTGGCTAAAATTAAGCGCAAGGTACGCTTGGCTGCCGGCTTACAAGAAGACGGTAATCTCGATGATGCCGCCATGCAAAGAGGCTGGGATTGTTTGCAGTTATTCGCCGAACAACTGCAAGATATTCCTGCCAACCATATTCGTATTGTTGGCACTGCAACCTTGCGCATCGCCCGCAATATCAATGTTTTCTTAGAGCAAGCCCAAGTCATATTGGGCCATCCGATCCGCGTTATTTCCGGCGAAGAAGAGGCGGCACTCATTTATGAAGGTGTGGCTTGGACCTCGTCGGGCACCGGCCGCCGCCTCGCCATCGATATTGGCGGCGCCAGTACCGAGTTAGTGATCGGTGAAGCCACCTCGGCATTGCTGCTGAACAGCTTAGATATGGGCTGTGTCACTTGGCTAAGACGCTACTTTGCCGATGGCTTACTATCACAAAGCAACTTTGAACGGGCCATAGCGGCGGCACGCCAAGTGCTGACACCTGTGGCTGGTGCTTATCTCAAACTTGGCTGGCAAGGCTGCATTGGCGCTTCTGGCACCATACAAGCCATTCAAGAAATTATGATCAGCCAAGGTGCTGACGAGCGTATTACCTTAGCTAAGTTACAAGCACTTAAACAAGATGCTATCGCTTGCCAGCGGCTAGATACGCTAAACCTGCCCGGCCTACAGGCCGACCGCGTCAGCGTGTTCCCTTCTGGTTTAGCCATCCTGATTGCCTTGTTTGATATGTTGGCCATCGACGACATGGTGCTGGCCGGTGGCGCACTGCGCGAGGGCTTGATGTACGGCATGTTAGGCCAACGCCAAGACTGCGATGCTCGTGAGCGCAGCGCGGATAGCCTGATCAGTCGTTATCAGCTGGATCGCACCCAAGCCGAGCGGGTGCGCAACACCGCACTCAATGCCTTGAGTCAGCTTATTAATCAACAAAAAGCCGTGCAAAAAAAAGCAGAACTGCGGACAGTCGACCAGACGCTAGAGCTAGAATTAGAACTAGACAGCGCCATGTTAGGCTGGGCGGCACTCTTGTATGAGCTGGGTTTGTGCATCGAATATAAGCGCGCTCCTGAGCACGCGGCTTATATTATTAGTCACATCGACCTGCCAGGTTTTACCGCCGCACAAAAGCAGCTATTAGCGGCCTTATTGCTTAATCAGCGCGATGATTTTCAGCTAGCAGCGCTCGAGCTGCAAAGCGCCATCGACACCGAGCAGGCTATCTTACTGGCTCGTTTGCTACGCATCAGTATTATTCTCTGCCTGCGCCGCACTCGCGGTACCGTGCCGGAGTTTCAGATTAGTGCGCAAGGTTCACAGCTCACGCTGACGCTACCGGCCAACTGGAGCCAAACCCACCATCTGCGCGCCAGTGAACTGCAGCAAGAGGCACAGCGCCAAACCGAGTTGGGTTGGCCGTTGGTGATTGAAGAGATGGCGAAGAGTGAAGGGGCAAAACTGAACTTAAGAGACTAA
- the rhlB gene encoding ATP-dependent RNA helicase RhlB, whose amino-acid sequence MSKTHLTDVKFAQLGLQPQVVTGLDAKGFHNCTPIQALSLPHLIAGKDIAGQAQTGTGKTIAFLAATFNHLLTTPAPEHRQLNQPRAIIMAPTRELAVQIHNDADTLSASTGLKLGLAYGGEGYEEQTEVLNAGVDILIGTTGRIIDFLKKQVIDMGAIQVVVLDEADRMFDLGFIKDIRFLFRRMPQPNQRVNMLFSATLSLRVQELAYEHMNSPEQVTIEPEQKTGLHIKEELFYPAQEDKLLLLLTLVESEWPEKAIVFANTKHSCEKVHGWLAADGHRVGLLTGDVPQRKRTAILEDFTSGALDILVATDVAARGLHIPNVSHVFNYDLPDDAEDYVHRIGRTGRAGASGCSISFACEEYVFNLPAIETYIEHSIPVTDYDKAALLDDVTPPERIHHHRAHSTRKPHDGQRRPSTPYRRRS is encoded by the coding sequence ATGAGCAAAACACACTTAACTGACGTAAAATTTGCCCAATTGGGTCTACAACCTCAAGTTGTCACCGGATTGGACGCAAAAGGATTTCACAACTGCACGCCGATACAGGCGTTGTCGTTACCCCATTTAATTGCTGGCAAAGATATTGCGGGACAAGCCCAAACGGGCACGGGTAAAACCATTGCCTTTCTCGCCGCCACTTTTAATCACCTCTTAACCACGCCCGCGCCTGAACATCGCCAACTCAACCAGCCTAGGGCCATTATTATGGCGCCGACCCGAGAGCTGGCGGTGCAAATCCATAATGACGCGGACACCCTCAGTGCCAGCACCGGCTTAAAATTAGGCTTGGCCTATGGCGGCGAAGGCTATGAAGAACAAACCGAAGTACTTAACGCGGGCGTCGATATTTTAATCGGTACCACGGGTCGTATTATCGACTTCTTGAAGAAACAAGTGATCGACATGGGCGCCATTCAAGTAGTGGTACTCGACGAAGCAGACCGCATGTTTGATTTGGGTTTTATCAAAGATATCCGCTTTTTATTCCGCCGCATGCCGCAGCCGAACCAGCGGGTGAATATGCTGTTTTCGGCCACGCTTTCACTACGAGTGCAAGAGCTGGCCTACGAACATATGAATAGCCCAGAGCAAGTCACTATTGAGCCTGAGCAAAAAACAGGTCTGCACATTAAAGAAGAGCTATTTTATCCCGCCCAAGAAGACAAGCTATTACTGCTGCTGACCTTGGTGGAAAGCGAATGGCCAGAGAAAGCCATCGTGTTTGCTAACACCAAACATAGCTGTGAAAAAGTCCATGGCTGGTTAGCAGCAGACGGTCACAGAGTCGGTTTATTAACTGGGGACGTACCACAAAGAAAGCGCACCGCCATTTTAGAAGACTTCACCAGTGGTGCTCTGGATATTCTAGTGGCCACCGATGTGGCAGCGCGCGGCTTGCATATTCCCAATGTCAGCCATGTCTTTAACTACGACTTGCCCGATGACGCAGAAGACTATGTGCATCGCATTGGTCGTACCGGTCGAGCCGGTGCCAGTGGTTGCTCTATCAGCTTTGCCTGTGAAGAATATGTGTTTAATTTACCGGCCATAGAAACCTATATAGAGCACAGTATTCCGGTCACGGATTACGATAAAGCAGCCTTGCTTGATGATGTGACGCCGCCCGAGCGTATTCATCATCATAGGGCGCACTCAACTCGCAAACCCCACGACGGTCAACGCCGCCCCAGTACGCCATATCGTCGTCGTAGCTAA
- the trxA gene encoding thioredoxin TrxA — MSDKIVQLTDASFEADVLKASGPVLVDFWAEWCGPCKMIAPILAEVAEEYEGKVTIGKLNIDQNADTPPKFGIRGIPTLLLFKNGEIAATKVGALSKSQLKEFLDANL, encoded by the coding sequence ATGAGTGACAAAATTGTGCAGCTGACCGATGCCAGCTTCGAAGCAGACGTGCTAAAAGCGAGTGGTCCCGTATTAGTCGATTTCTGGGCTGAATGGTGTGGTCCTTGTAAAATGATCGCCCCAATTTTGGCTGAAGTGGCCGAAGAGTATGAAGGCAAAGTGACCATCGGCAAATTGAACATCGACCAAAACGCCGATACGCCGCCTAAGTTCGGTATTCGTGGTATTCCTACTTTGTTATTGTTTAAAAACGGCGAAATAGCAGCGACCAAAGTGGGCGCGCTGTCTAAGTCTCAGTTAAAAGAATTCTTAGACGCTAACCTGTAA
- the rho gene encoding transcription termination factor Rho, whose amino-acid sequence MNLTELKNTPVSELVKLGETMGLENLARLRKQDIIFAILKAHAKGGADIFGHGVLEILQDGFGFLRSADSSYLAGPDDIYVSPSQIRRFNLRTGDTIAGKIRPPKEGERYFALLKINEVNYDRPENARNKILFENLTPLHADERMRMERGNGSTEDITARVLDLASPIGKGQRGLIVAPPKAGKTMLLQNIAQSIAYNHPECVLIVLLIDERPEEVTEMQRMVKGEVIASTFDEPAQRHVQVADMVIEKAKRLVEHKKDVVILLDSITRLARAYNTVVPSSGKVLTGGLDANALHRPKRFFGAARNVEEGGSLTIIATALVDTGSKMDEVIYEEFKGTGNMELHLSRKIAEKRVYPAIDITRSGTRREELLTTPDELQKMWILRKIVHPMGESDAVEFLIDKLAMTKTNDEFFDAMKRQQK is encoded by the coding sequence ATGAATCTGACTGAACTCAAGAATACCCCCGTCTCTGAGCTAGTAAAGCTTGGCGAGACCATGGGCTTGGAAAACCTCGCCCGCTTACGCAAGCAAGACATCATTTTCGCAATCCTAAAGGCGCATGCCAAAGGTGGCGCGGATATCTTCGGTCATGGCGTACTGGAAATATTACAAGATGGCTTTGGCTTTTTGCGCAGTGCCGACTCTTCTTATTTGGCCGGACCCGACGATATCTATGTCTCTCCCAGTCAGATCCGTCGTTTCAACTTGCGCACTGGCGACACCATAGCCGGTAAAATACGACCACCTAAAGAAGGTGAGCGTTATTTCGCGCTGCTAAAAATTAACGAAGTTAACTACGACCGCCCCGAGAACGCCCGCAACAAGATCTTGTTTGAAAACTTAACGCCATTACATGCGGACGAACGCATGAGAATGGAGCGCGGCAACGGCTCTACCGAAGACATTACCGCTCGCGTACTCGATTTGGCCTCGCCCATCGGTAAAGGTCAGCGTGGCCTAATAGTGGCGCCGCCTAAAGCCGGTAAAACCATGCTGCTGCAAAACATCGCACAAAGCATCGCTTACAATCATCCAGAATGTGTATTGATCGTGTTATTGATTGATGAGCGTCCGGAAGAAGTGACCGAGATGCAACGCATGGTGAAAGGCGAAGTGATTGCTTCTACCTTTGATGAGCCAGCACAGCGTCACGTACAAGTGGCGGATATGGTTATCGAAAAAGCCAAGCGCTTGGTTGAACACAAGAAAGACGTGGTGATTTTACTCGACTCCATTACTCGTCTGGCGCGCGCTTACAACACGGTAGTGCCGTCTTCTGGCAAGGTGTTGACCGGTGGTTTGGATGCTAACGCTCTGCACCGCCCGAAGCGTTTCTTTGGTGCGGCGCGTAATGTAGAAGAGGGCGGCAGCCTGACCATCATTGCGACCGCGTTAGTTGATACCGGCTCTAAGATGGATGAAGTTATCTACGAAGAGTTTAAAGGTACCGGTAACATGGAGCTGCACTTGTCGCGCAAAATTGCCGAGAAGCGCGTGTATCCTGCCATCGACATTACGCGCTCAGGCACCCGTCGCGAAGAGTTACTCACCACGCCCGATGAGCTGCAGAAGATGTGGATCTTGCGCAAAATCGTGCACCCCATGGGTGAGAGCGATGCGGTCGAGTTCTTGATCGATAAGTTGGCCATGACCAAAACCAACGATGAATTCTTTGATGCCATGAAACGCCAGCAAAAATAA
- the ubiD gene encoding 4-hydroxy-3-polyprenylbenzoate decarboxylase, giving the protein MKYKDLRDFIAQLEAQGELKRIQQEIDPYLEMTEICDRTLKAGGPALLFENPKGFDMPVLGNLFGTPKRVAMGMGQEDVGALREVGRWLSYLKEPEPPKGLKELMEKLPIFKQVLNMPTKRLKKAPCQEVIFEGDQVDLTQLPIQHCWPGDVAPLITWGLTITRGPYKKRQNLGIYRQQLLGKNKVIMRWLSHRGGALDFREWQEANPGQPYPVAVALGADPATILGAVTPVPDTLSEYAFAGLLRGSRTEVVKCIGSDLEVPASAEIVLEGFIYPDEMAPEGPYGDHTGYYNEVDEFPVFTVERITRRHDAIYHSTYTGRPPDEPAILGVALNEVFVPILQKQFPEIVDFYLPPEGCSYRMAVVTIKKRYPGHAKSVMLGVWSYLRQFMYTKFVIVCDDDINARDWNDVIWAITTRMDPSRDTTLIEHTPIDYLDFASPVSGLGSKMGMDATNKWPGETDREWGVPIEMPMAVKQKVDSLWDELGIFDSSIK; this is encoded by the coding sequence ATGAAATATAAGGACTTGCGCGACTTTATTGCGCAGCTCGAAGCTCAGGGCGAACTCAAGCGTATCCAGCAGGAAATCGATCCTTATCTGGAAATGACTGAAATTTGTGATCGTACGCTCAAGGCGGGCGGTCCGGCTTTGTTGTTTGAAAATCCCAAAGGCTTCGATATGCCAGTATTAGGCAACTTGTTTGGCACTCCCAAACGCGTTGCCATGGGCATGGGCCAAGAAGATGTGGGGGCTTTGCGTGAAGTAGGCCGTTGGTTGTCGTATTTAAAAGAGCCAGAGCCACCCAAAGGCTTGAAAGAGCTGATGGAAAAGCTGCCCATCTTCAAGCAAGTACTCAATATGCCGACCAAACGGTTGAAGAAAGCGCCGTGCCAAGAAGTGATCTTCGAGGGCGATCAAGTGGATCTTACCCAATTACCGATCCAGCATTGCTGGCCCGGCGATGTGGCGCCCTTGATCACCTGGGGTTTAACCATTACTCGTGGCCCCTATAAAAAACGACAAAATCTGGGTATTTATCGCCAGCAATTATTAGGTAAGAATAAAGTTATTATGCGCTGGCTTAGCCATCGCGGCGGTGCGCTGGACTTTCGTGAATGGCAAGAAGCCAATCCGGGGCAGCCATATCCGGTCGCGGTCGCGTTAGGCGCGGATCCGGCCACCATTCTCGGTGCCGTCACACCAGTGCCGGATACGCTGTCAGAATATGCCTTTGCGGGTCTTTTGCGAGGTAGCCGTACCGAAGTGGTAAAGTGCATCGGCAGTGATTTAGAAGTGCCGGCCAGTGCTGAAATCGTCTTGGAAGGCTTTATTTATCCCGATGAAATGGCGCCCGAAGGGCCCTATGGCGATCACACCGGTTATTACAACGAAGTGGATGAGTTTCCGGTGTTTACCGTGGAGCGCATTACCCGTCGCCACGATGCTATTTACCATTCCACCTATACGGGTCGGCCACCGGATGAACCGGCGATTTTGGGCGTGGCACTCAATGAAGTGTTTGTGCCGATCCTGCAAAAGCAGTTTCCAGAAATCGTCGACTTCTATTTGCCGCCTGAAGGCTGTTCATATCGGATGGCGGTGGTGACCATTAAAAAGCGCTATCCGGGTCATGCCAAAAGTGTCATGCTCGGCGTGTGGTCGTATTTACGCCAATTTATGTACACCAAATTTGTTATCGTCTGTGACGATGATATTAATGCCAGAGACTGGAACGATGTGATTTGGGCCATTACCACGCGAATGGATCCGTCGCGCGATACCACTCTGATCGAACATACTCCTATCGATTACTTAGACTTTGCTTCGCCGGTGTCCGGTCTTGGCTCAAAAATGGGCATGGACGCTACCAATAAATGGCCGGGTGAAACCGACCGTGAATGGGGCGTGCCAATAGAGATGCCAATGGCAGTAAAACAAAAAGTAGATAGCTTATGGGACGAGCTGGGGATCTTCGATTCCAGTATTAAATAG
- the fre gene encoding NAD(P)H-flavin reductase, whose translation MQKVTCSVEALEEMADTLWYVRLKPEVPVDFLPGQYLLVVMAEDDKRPFSIANTMNDEGLLELHIGATPDNTYAMQVLKRMQDQGRIDVQLPAGKAHLRAESTHPVILMAGGTGFSYTRSILQQMIADGLRQPVFLYWGVRFAEHLYADQEMKAWVAAHPQLTYIPVVQNGDEQWQGRTGLVHDAIMEDFPSLHDYDVYVAGRFEMAGVAREAFKEKGVVTEQLFGDAFEFI comes from the coding sequence ATGCAGAAAGTAACATGTAGTGTAGAAGCCCTAGAAGAGATGGCCGATACCCTGTGGTATGTGCGCTTAAAACCAGAAGTTCCTGTGGATTTTCTTCCTGGCCAATACTTATTGGTGGTGATGGCAGAGGATGATAAACGTCCGTTTTCTATCGCCAATACCATGAATGACGAAGGTCTGCTGGAGCTGCACATAGGTGCGACTCCCGACAACACCTATGCCATGCAAGTGCTCAAGCGCATGCAAGACCAAGGCAGAATCGACGTGCAGTTGCCGGCCGGTAAGGCGCATTTACGTGCCGAGTCCACACATCCAGTGATCTTGATGGCCGGTGGCACGGGCTTTTCCTATACCCGCTCTATCTTGCAGCAGATGATCGCCGATGGCCTGCGCCAACCGGTATTTTTATACTGGGGTGTGCGTTTTGCTGAGCATTTATATGCGGATCAAGAAATGAAAGCCTGGGTAGCCGCGCATCCACAGCTCACCTACATTCCGGTGGTTCAAAACGGTGATGAGCAGTGGCAAGGACGCACCGGCTTAGTGCACGATGCCATTATGGAAGACTTCCCGAGCTTGCATGACTACGATGTTTACGTGGCGGGTCGCTTTGAAATGGCAGGCGTAGCACGTGAAGCCTTTAAAGAAAAAGGCGTGGTGACTGAGCAGTTGTTTGGCGATGCTTTTGAATTTATTTAA
- the ubiK gene encoding ubiquinone biosynthesis accessory factor UbiK, whose product MLDPKKLEDIARQIQNNLPSGIKNMGEEAEKRIRSVLQAQLGKLDMVTREEFDVQTKVLLRTREKLNDMEAKLTLLEQQLTAGQAVDDKQQD is encoded by the coding sequence ATGTTAGACCCTAAAAAATTAGAAGACATCGCCCGCCAGATCCAAAACAACTTGCCCAGCGGCATTAAAAACATGGGCGAAGAAGCAGAAAAACGCATTCGCAGTGTGCTGCAAGCGCAATTGGGCAAACTGGACATGGTGACCCGCGAAGAGTTTGACGTACAAACTAAAGTATTGCTGCGCACCCGTGAGAAACTCAACGACATGGAAGCAAAACTGACGCTGCTGGAGCAGCAATTAACCGCTGGCCAAGCAGTAGATGATAAACAACAAGACTGA
- the ilvY gene encoding HTH-type transcriptional activator IlvY: protein MDFRHLELFVHLSQSLHFGHTADAMAVSPSTLSRAIQRLEQDTGSALFIRDNRTVSLTPAGHRLQQFAQGWLSEWQLLKQELKHGDDSLQGRLRVYCSVTASYFLLPGILERFRIRYPRLEIRLETGDPALAIDKILDDESELAIAARPDALPAKVHFINLQTVPMVFIAPTTTGPISELLEQKPLDWRTLPVIVSEQGVARKRANQWFKSKGINPNIYAEVAGNEAIIGMVALGFGIGVVPRVVIDHSPMGDKVRILSASPALKSIEVGVCLLKKRLDDPLIQAFQQTALEPV, encoded by the coding sequence GTGGACTTTCGCCATTTAGAGCTCTTTGTACATTTAAGCCAGAGTTTGCACTTTGGCCATACCGCTGATGCCATGGCAGTCAGCCCCTCTACCTTGAGCCGTGCCATTCAGCGCCTTGAGCAAGATACCGGCAGTGCGCTATTTATCCGTGATAACCGCACCGTGTCACTCACACCCGCCGGTCACCGCTTACAGCAATTTGCACAGGGCTGGCTCAGTGAGTGGCAACTGCTAAAACAAGAGCTCAAACATGGGGACGATAGCTTGCAAGGTAGACTAAGAGTTTATTGCTCGGTGACTGCCAGCTATTTTTTATTGCCCGGCATCTTAGAGCGCTTTCGCATCCGTTATCCGCGCCTTGAAATTCGCCTTGAAACCGGCGATCCGGCGCTGGCTATCGATAAAATACTGGATGATGAAAGTGAGCTGGCTATCGCCGCACGCCCCGATGCGCTACCAGCCAAGGTGCATTTTATTAACCTGCAAACCGTGCCCATGGTATTTATCGCGCCCACTACTACTGGGCCCATCAGCGAATTGCTGGAGCAAAAGCCACTGGATTGGCGCACCTTACCGGTGATTGTTTCGGAGCAAGGCGTAGCCAGAAAACGCGCCAATCAGTGGTTTAAGAGTAAGGGCATCAACCCCAATATTTATGCGGAAGTCGCCGGTAACGAGGCCATAATCGGTATGGTGGCACTGGGGTTTGGCATCGGTGTGGTGCCCAGAGTGGTTATCGATCACAGCCCCATGGGAGACAAAGTTCGAATTTTATCGGCAAGCCCAGCGCTCAAGTCTATAGAAGTGGGCGTGTGTTTATTGAAGAAACGCCTCGACGACCCGCTGATTCAGGCGTTCCAACAAACGGCATTAGAACCGGTTTAA